Proteins encoded together in one Acanthochromis polyacanthus isolate Apoly-LR-REF ecotype Palm Island chromosome 12, KAUST_Apoly_ChrSc, whole genome shotgun sequence window:
- the LOC127536477 gene encoding hemicentin-2-like, whose protein sequence is MSVLTFTASHLHDGENISCTVVYTKQDGSRDASVSSLTAAVSYSPKETTVSVSPSGPVQQSTIVTLTCTSNANPAVKNFTWYRDDGSQETVIGTKEVLKIQASEVSRPFFCEAANDVGVGRSNPSHIDVQYSPKDTTVSVSPSGPVQQSTIVTLTCTSNANPAVKNFTWYRDDGSQETVIGTKEVLNIQASEVSRPFFCEAANDVGVGRSNLSHIDVQYSPKETTVSVSPSGPVQQSTIVTLTCTSNANPTVKNFTWYRDDGSQETVIGTKDVLNIQASEVNQPFFCEAANDVGVGRSNLSHIDVQFPPQILPSSNCTTTAGQINCYCETVGNPFPTLHWSLDGQPVSQSDKFVISSERLNDDKGLRSFITVDQPQEMDRSTLMCHSFNSLGSASQQFCLEGQASAESHDQTLMLLFISTTVFFFTLVCALLCVIRALKNRQNPNNRLTGEINQIAKRQHVTTEVPNTTEEHIYVNTKGQPNANDPPIVSEPNGKTVPSSGSNNVEGVGKSSEKNEDDGNVIYSTVSWKSKNKKGADSENMNPSGGSYLEEEKSTVEGVHRNFTSNAVEMGNLYVEVGPTNVRKESECEYAQVKTKGKRTKKK, encoded by the exons ATGTCTGTCCTGACCTTCACTGCTTCTCACCTCCATGATGGAGAGAATATCTCCTGCACTGTGGTCTACACGAAACAAGATGGCAGCAGAGATGCATCTGTGAGCAGTTTaacagctgctgtttcct ATTCACCCAAAGAAACCACAGTGTCAGTCAGCCCCTCTGGTCCAGTCCAACAGAGCACTATTGTGACTCTGACATGCACAAGTAATGCAAACCCAGCAGTAAAGAACTTCACCTGGTACAGAGATGATGGAAGCCAGGAGACTGTCATTGGAACCAAAGAAGTTTTAAAAATTCAAGCATCTGAAGTCAGTCGGCCGTTTTTCTGTGAGGCTGCAAATGATGTTGGAGTTGGACGTTCCAACCCGAGTCACATAGATGTTCAGT ATTCACCCAAAGACACCACAGTGTCAGTCAGCCCCTCTGGTCCAGTCCAACAGAGCACTATTGTGACTCTGACATGCACAAGTAATGCAAACCCAGCAGTAAAGAACTTCACCTGGTACAGAGATGATGGAAGCCAGGAGACTGTCATTGGAACCAAAGAAGTTTTAAACATTCAAGCATCTGAAGTCAGTCGACCGTTTTTCTGTGAGGCTGCAAATGATGTTGGAGTTGGACGTTCCAACCTGAGTCACATAGATGTTCAGT ATTCACCCAAAGAAACCACAGTGTCAGTCAGCCCCTCTGGTCCAGTCCAACAGAGCACTATTGTGACTCTGACATGCACAAGTAATGCAAACCCAACAGTAAAGAACTTCACCTGGTACAGAGATGATGGAAGCCAGGAGACTGTCATTGGAACCAAAGATGTTTTAAACATTCAAGCATCTGAAGTCAATCAGCCGTTTTTCTGTGAGGCTGCAAATGATGTTGGAGTTGGACGTTCCAACCTGAGTCACATAGATGTTCAGT TTCCTCCACAGATCCTGCCGTCATCTAATTGCACCACAACTGCAGGCCAGATCAACTGTTACTGTGAGACTGTGGGAAATCCTTTTCCCACTTTACACTGGTCTTTGGATGGTCaacctgtcagtcagtctgaCAAGTTTGTGATCAGCAGTGAGCGTCTAAATGATGACAAAGGTCTGAGGAGCTTCATCACTGTGGATCAACCACAAGAGATGGATCGTTCCACCTTGATGTGCCACAGCTTCAACTCTCTTGGATCTGCCAGTCAACAATTCTGCCTTGAGGGTCAAGCATCTGCTGAAAGTCATG ATCAAACGCTGATGCTACTGTTCATCTCCACAACTGTCTTTTTCTTCACACTTGTGTGTGCTCTGCTGTGTGTTATCAG GGCTCTGAAGAATCGCCAAAACCCCAACAATCGCCTCACAGGTGAAATCAACCAAATTGCTAAGAGACAACATGTAACAACAGAG GTTCCCAACACAACAGAAGAACACATTTATGTCAACACCAAAGGCCAACCAAACGCCAACGACCCTCCAATTGTGTCTGAGCCAAACGGCAAAACTGTGCCAAGTTCTGGGTCAAACAATGTGGAAGGAGTAGGTAAAAGCTCAGAGAAGAATGAGGATGACGGCAATGTCATTTACTCTACTGTGTCTTGGAAGAGCAAGAACAAGAAGGGAGCAGATTCTGAAAACATGAATCCATCTGGTGGTTCCTatctggaggaggagaagtCAACGGTGGAGGGCGTGCACAGAAATTTTACGAGTAATGCAGTGGAGATGGGAAACCTGTATGTTGAAGTGGGGCCTACAAATGTGAGGAAGGAATCAGAATGTGAATATGCTCAGGTTAAAACGAAAGGAaagagaacaaagaaaaaatag
- the LOC127536367 gene encoding B-cell receptor CD22-like: MSVLTFNASHLHDGENISCTVVYKKQDGSRDASVSSLTAAVFYSPKDTTVSVSPSGPVQQSTIVTLTCTSNANPAVKNFTWYRDDGSQETVIGTKEVLNIQASEVSRPFFCEAANDVGVGRSNLSHIDVQFPPQILPSSDCTTTAGQLNCYCETVGNPFPTLHWSLDGQPISQSDKFVISSERLNDDKGLRSFITVDQPQEMDRSTLMCHSFNSLGSASQQFHFEHQING; the protein is encoded by the exons ATGTCTGTCCTGACCTTCAATGCTTCTCACCTCCATGATGGAGAGAATATCTCCTGCACTGTGGTCTACAAGAAACAAGATGGCAGCAGAGATGCATCTGTGAGCAGTTtaacagctgctgttttct ATTCACCCAAAGACACCACAGTGTCAGTCAGCCCCTCTGGTCCAGTCCAACAGAGCACTATTGTGACTCTGACATGCACAAGTAATGCAAACCCAGCAGTAAAGAACTTCACCTGGTACAGAGATGATGGAAGCCAGGAGACTGTCATTGGAACCAAAGAAGTTTTAAACATTCAAGCATCTGAAGTCAGTCGGCCGTTTTTCTGTGAGGCTGCAAATGATGTTGGAGTTGGACGTTCCAACCTGAGTCACATAGATGTTCAGT TTCCTCCACAGATCCTGCCATCATCTGATTGCACCACAACTGCAGGCCAGCTCAACTGTTACTGTGAGACTGTGGGAAATCCTTTTCCCACTTTACACTGGTCTTTGGATGGTCAACCTATCAGTCAGTCTGACAAGTTTGTGATCAGCAGTGAGCGTCTAAATGATGACAAAGGTCTGAGGAGCTTCATCACTGTGGATCAACCACAAGAGATGGATCGTTCCACCTTGATGTGCCACAGCTTCAACTCTCTTGGATCTGCCAGTCAACAATTCCACTTTGAGCATCAA ATCAATGGCTGA